ggggggggggggggggggggggggggggggggggggggggggggggggggggggggggggggggggggggggggggggggggggggggggggggggggggggggggggggggggggggggggggggggggggggggggggggggggagcgcgGGAGGCGCGCGGGCGCTGCTCGTCGCCGCGAGCCGGTGTCCCCCGGGCCGGTTTGGGGCcggggcgggagcggggccggcATAGCGGGATACCGGGGTGGGGGGGGGCCTGTCCCGGCTCCCCCGTCACTGGAGGGCCGCGCCCCGGTGCGGAGCGGGGTCGGTCTGTGCGGCCCGGGTTGATCTTCCggcacagggcagagcccgAACCAGCTTCTCGGAGAACCAAAAGCGTCGGGACCGGCAGGGCCAGAGGAGGTGCGGTCCGGCCGGGGCTCGGCCGGGGCTGACACGGCTCCGGGGATCCTGTGCGGAACGCGGCACGGGCTGCTGCGGCTTGTCCTGGCGCTGGTAGCGTTATGTTGAGCCAAGGCTGGAAGCCGAAAGGGTGGCCCGGGCGCACCGGGGCTGACAGACTCGGCTGGGATTTGTGGAGCTGCGAGCTCAGTGCTGCCACACGCCTCTTGGACGGCAGCAGCAGCTCGGGGCCTCCTGTCCGCACCGGGCCCTGCCCCGGTTCCTGTCCCGGGGGTGCTGGGTGTGACGGGTCGGGTTCTGCAGCTCGGGAGAAGGAGCCGCCCGAGGGCTCTGGCAGCGCTGCCCACCGCTCCTGCCGCCCCGTGGCACCCGTGTGTGGGTGGCTCCTGTCCCCGGGCCGTGGGACACCCCGCGTTCCCGTGGGAGGGACACAGCACGGGACTGGCACTGTGggtggagctgggagggtgggcTGGCCTGGGCCCGCCCCCTGTGCACCTGCGCGGTATGACCTGCCTGGTGTGCACGCTGGAATCCCTCTTCCACCCTGACGGTGATCGCTGTCACTGTCACTCCCGCAGTGTTCCTGTGTATCagttggagctgctggagcagccgTGGCGGAGGACAGGAGGGGTGTGGGCTGGGTGTCACCTGCCCTGGGGTGGATGGTGACAGTGTCACTCACAGTGGGAGTTCTGCTGGGATGGACCTTGGAGAGCTCTGATGAGGAACAGCAGGCCGTGCCTTGTGGGGTGATTGGAACTCATGCTGTGGCTGTGAGGTTGCCCACAGCCATCCCCCTCCTCCTGTTGCAAATCTCTCCATCACTGTTTTCCACCTCCAAGGCTGGCTTTGAAATtgctccagaggagcagagccaaATTCTTCTAGCAGCCTTTCCGAACTGGCTGCTGTGTTGAACAGTTTTCCTTCCATCAGGCTGCTGATGGCTGCGCAGAAGAGGGGGCAGCGAGGTGCCTGGTGCAGGGACTCTTTGGAGTGTTGTTGATGGCATCTGTCATGACCCTGTGATGGCACTGTGATGATGTGGCCTGTGCAACGCTGTCAGTGACTGAGCTTCATCCTACTCATGTCACTGCAGGGGATGCGGAGTCCTGGGGTCCTTCTAAGGCCCTTTCCAGTGACTCCCCCATACACGTTGCCCTAGGGCTCATTGCTTGTTGTGGGGGCACACATGCAGGGTGTTCCCAGATGTGTCCCAGAGATGGAAAGGCACACAGAAAGCAGTTGCAGGTTGCTTCCAGGGCAGCCCCGTTTTGAATGGAGTGGTTGCAGTGTGCAGGGCTGTCTCAGAGCCTGCAGGTGACAGTGTGCGTCTGGGCCTCTCTTGTGTTCTGCCCTTGCAGGAAGATAAAGAAAGATGAACTTCAGCTCTTGAGTTACTTttagcagctctgctctgagctctggaCAGCATGTTTACCCCCGAGCTTGCATCATGCTGTGTTGGTCCTGGTCATGTTGGCTGCTCTCTAGCTCGATTCCAGAGACGGAGGAGAGGCAAACCACAGAGATAGGCAAGCCCAGTGGTTCAACCCTCAGATCTTTAACCCAGGCAAGGGTGGCTGGCCAGGCAGAGGCTCCTGTGTGGGGTTCCAGGGCTGATGGGGTCAGAACTTCCCTGAcagtggtggctgctgctgtaagGAGTGTCTTAGGCACCCTTTTCCTCCAGAGTGCCTTGTGTGGatgccaggaggagctggagtttagtgctgcaggctggctcGTCCTGCAGCTGTTTGTGGCAGTGGGAAGTGTCTGAGTCCCGTCCAAGTGCTGCTGCCGCGTGGCAGCCTGGGAGCTTTGCTCTTGGCCTTTTGGTGCTCTCAGACTGGGACTCCAGCATTGCTCTGAAATGCTGAGATTGTGGCTTTCAGGTGGAACATCTGCTTGGATCCTGGGTCTGGATGTGGCatctgctgcagtttctgcagCCTGGTGGGGAGGTCTGCCTGTGAGCCACTTGGCACTGGGCgctgcaggggctgcccagctAACTGCctcttgtgctgtgctgccacagcactgccctcagagctggaaacagggctctggcaggggctgggctggggcagcagctgctgctgtttccgGAGGGGCTGGTGCAGCCCCCCCGCCCACAGTGCATGGCGCAATAGGAAGCGAGGCGGCTGAGCTCACATCCAGGCAGGGAAGCCTctgcggggctggggggctTTCACTCTTGCCTGCCTTGTACATTTGTTGGGTTTTCCCTCCAGCCTCCACCACTCATGCTGCAGGAGTGGCCTCCAGGACCAAGTGGAAGGACTGGAGCCCTGCAGCgctggggcagagggaacaTTCCCTGAGCTGCTTCAGCTGAGAACTAGCCACAGAGGGCTGAACCCCCTGTGGAatgggggctctgctgtgctgccccacacacagccctggcccatggctcacagcccagcccttgGCCTGCAGCATCACAGAACTTTTCACATCAGCCAGCTCTGACTCCAGGGCTGTAGGAGGACCTGTCTGAAGGACCTTGCATGGCCACTGGCTCTCTTGTGTTCACTTGTTCCATTGAAAGCAGATTTGGTTCATGTGAACTTCTCTGAGGATTGCACCAGAGGGTTGTAGTTCAAGGTTAAtgttgctgctcctgcctttgggGCTGTTCAGTGCTGTGAAGTACTATAAACCTCTCTAACTCCTATGTCAGTGCCAATGTCTGTCTCCTCCTGGTGCTTCAGCCCACAGAGCatgttttcactttctttcttcGCACCCAGACAGATGGGGAAAGAGTCCCTCAGGGGAGAGCAGGCTATGCAGTGATGCTGCACCACTCAGCACAGGGACGTTTGGGAAAAGCAAACCACTTTCTGCAGGGAAGTGTCTGCTGTTGTCATGTGGAGCTCTGCCTTCatttgccagcacagctggagttCCCTCGTTAGCGTCAGTTTGATTTCCATTGATACAAGTTGTGAACTTGAAAATTGCTCCTTCCTTGTTTCTGCAGTTTCCTGGCAGTCTCCGCCTTCCGCACTTACTGTAAGCTCCACAGCCACTTTCCTGCCTCCCGGCAGGGCTGACCAGGGCTGCCTTCGAGACCAAATTAAAACCTCGTTCCTACCTGTTGCCAGTGACCAGCCTCTCCGTGCCAGCtgtcctggagctctgtgccctggctgtcTCTGGTTCTGGCCAGAGAGAACCCTGAACCCTTTTTAGGGTGTTGCAGTAGTcacagctgggtgctggcaggaggacaccaggagcactgggagccagccctgagcagctgtgcccatccctcaGGTCTCCGGAGCCGGCCAGGATGGCGCAGTGgaaccagctgcagcagctcgACACACggtacctggagcagctccaccagCTCTACAGTGACAGCTTCCCCATGGAGCTCCGGCAGTTCCTGGCCCCGTGGATTGAAAGCCAGGACTGGTAAGGCCTTTTGGAATGTCAGTGAGGGGACTTTGCTTGTAACACCCACCTGCAGGGGCTCAAGTGGGCTGGAGAAGCTCTTTCACTTTCCCTGGGCCACTGGTGTGGTGGGACTAGCCTCTAACCCTGGGGCTCATGTGGCATCGAGGGAAGCATGGAGTGGAACTTGGTGCACTGTGTTAGACCCTGGACCTGGAAAAGAGGTAGCTCTGAAGCAGGGGGATGTCCCCATCTGGGGCTGGCTAACAGTGACCTCTGATATAAAGGGGGCTGACACAGAGCACTGATCCCTGGATCCTGTCCATGTGCATGTGGGACATGCTCACACAcatcaggtgctgctgtgcactgTCTGCCTGGTGCTCTGGTCTACTTGACTAGATGGTGATTAGTCACAAACTGGACTcgatcttagaggtcttttcctacctaaatgattctgtaaGTTGCTCAGGGAATGGTGGGTGTGAGCAGAGCCCCCCTGTATGGTCCCCTGCCTTGCCCTTTGTCCTGTGCCAGGCACTCAGGGCTCTCCCTCCCCTGTACAGGGCATATGCTGCCAGCAAGGAGTCGCACGCCACGCTGGTGTTCCACAACCTGCTGGGGGAGATCGACCAGCAGTACAGCCGCTTTCTGCAGGAGTCCAATGTCCTGTACCAGCACAACCTGCGCCGCATCAAGCAGTTCCTGCAGGTGAGGTGGGCAGTCCGGCTTGGCAGGGGCGAGTGACCTGATGAGAGTTGTGGTAATTCTTGGCACAGCTCACCATCCACAGCCCTCAAGGATGTGGAGATCCTGGGGTTGTGCCTGCTGACCATGGGGTATTTGGCCCTTTACAGAGCAGATACCTAGAGAAGCCGATGGAAATAGCCCGCATCGTGGCTCGCTGCCTCTGGGAAGAGTCCCGGCTCCTGCAGACAGCTGCCACCGCAGCCCAGGTCAGTGGCCAGTATCCCAGGGCCTCCATCCTGAGTCTCAacagccaggacacagcctgGGTGTTCTGGCTGGGTATGGTGACCTGGGTGCCCTCATCTCTTTTCTCCCTGACCCTGTGCCGCCCTGGAGCTGATGCTGCAGTGAACTGCCAGCTGGCATGGGCTGAAGACCCTGCAGAACCTCttcaggctgggagggagcatcCCCAGGTTACAGCCCTGTCTTTATGCCCTTCTTGTACCCTCTGCAGCAAGGGGGACAGGCAACACATCCAACAGCAGCTGTGGtgacagagaagcagcagatgctggagcagcacctgcaggatgTCAGGAAGAGGGTGCAGGTATGTGTCTGCCTGAGCACCTTCTGCTCTCCCCACCACGGTTCTTGAGTGCTTTGAATGAAATCACATCTCTTGCCTTGCAGGATCTGGAGCAGAAGATGAAAGTGGTGGAGAATCTCCAGGATGACTTTGATTTTAACTACAAGACTTTGAAAAGCCAAGGAGGTAATGACAGCCCATTAGCATTTGCAAACCACAGTGTGTTCCTGCAAGGAAACTTGCTGGAGAGATATTCCAGTCTCCACTCCCAGCGGCAATGTGCTCAGGCTCAGGGCATTTGCATGGCAATTGGAGAAACCCGGTCTTTTGTTTCTGCCACTTGTGCTGCCCTTAAGGAAGCTGAACTGAGCTTTGCTGTAAGCACAGcggtgggatggggagggattGGCGTCTGTGagtgcaggagaggcagggagctgcttgGAGGCTGTGTCAGATTCCTGCTTGCCTATAGAGTGCCTGCACTTTGCTGTGGGAGTGTTGTGTTATTGTGGCACTTGAGAAGGTGGGAAGAGTCCATGTGTGTGGCTGAAGCTTCTCACCTCTGCACAGACATGCAGGACCTGAACGGGAACAGCCAGTCAGTGACCAGGCAGAagatgcagcagctggagcaaatGCTGACAGCACTGGACCAGATGCGCAGGGTAAGTGAGGCAGCTGGCCCTCCAGATTCCCCTCGGTGCAGATCCCCCTTCTTCAGGGTTAGAGTTTGGTAGTTCTTGCATGGCCAGAACCAGGAGCAGTGCAGCAAGCACAGCCCTGAATGACTTCTTCCTTGCCTGTGAATGTGAAACTTGTGGGTCCGTGGGGGAAGTCACAGAGTGCTGAAGgttctgctttctctcttgGCAGGGCATAGTGAGCgagctggctgggctgctgtCAGCCATGGAATATGTGCAGAAGATGCTGGCAGATGAGGAACTGGCAGATTGGAAGAGACGGCAGCAGATTGCCTGCATTGGTGGCCCACCCAACATCTGCCTGGACCGGCTGGAGAACTGGTGAGAGCTGGCTGGAACTGTGTCAgtccccagagcagtgccacTCATACCCCTGCTGTGGAAATGAGCTCTTGGTCTCTGGAAATCTCCTGGTTTCTGATGCTTGCATGTGTGAATGTAGCCTGCGGCTTAGACTGAGCCATGATGGTGAGCATGGTGCTGGAAAGgtgtcccactgtccccagaTCCATGCCTGGGGGATTCTGAGGCTGCTGTAAAGTTTCTGGCCCTGGAGTCACCTGGGCACGTGCAAATTTTGTTTATAATGCATGGCCTAGAAAAATGCTCTGGGCTTGGAGCTACAGACAGACTCAGTTCTTGACTGATTTGGCATGGAGAGTTGCATGGGAagaggagggctctgcaggctggatgGTTCAGGCTTGGCAGCCAGGGCTAATGCTGGTTCTCCCTGCCTCCCCTAGGATAACCTCTCTCGCCGAATCGCAGCTACAGACCCGGCAGCAGATCAAGAAGTTGGAAGAACTGCAGCAGAAAGTGTCCTATAAGGGTGACCCAATCGTCCAGCACCGGCCCATGCTGGAGGAGCGGATTGTGGAGCTGTTCAGGAACCTGATGAAAAGGTGCtgaaggcaggcagcagccacaggcagtCCCAGTCATAGCCATGGTGGAGGGTGGGCAGTGAGCTCTGACTGTGGTCTCTGTGGTGTTCCTGCAGTGCTTTTGTTGTGGAGAGGCAGCCTTGCATGCCCATGCACCCAGACCGGCCCCTGGTCATCAAGACAGGTGTGCAATTCACCACCAAAGTCAGGTGGGTCACCCCCCCTGCAGGTGAaggaggggagctgggcagggagggcagcctGGGATCACCAGATGGCTGCTGCAGATGCAGCCCCCAGCTTACCTGGGGAGCACTGgtgctgggaagggatggataCCAGCAGGATAGATCCCAGAGGATGATCCCAGTGGGCTGGAGTGCTGCCCACATGACtcagtgcagggctggctggggatCTGCCCTGTTCCTGGAGGCAGCTGGGTTCTGGTAAATCCCATTGTGGGGGTGGGAAGCATCAGCACATCCctggccagctgctgctcagctgggctatgttccctgccagcctccATGCAGGGAGGCTGCTCTGACACCAGCCTGGAGCTTCCTTGctgtttcccagctgtgcctccatGGCATCCTCTGGCTGGGATTAGTATGGAAGGTGTTTGTTCAGAGCCTGGTGTGGGCAATCAGCAGCCCAAATGAGCTCCTCAGTGTGCTCAGGGGAGCATCAGCACCTCCCTGGTTCTGGGGACAGGTGCCAGGGCTAGCATGTCCCAGGCCAGTGtcagggtgtgcccagggctgccGGAGGAGCTGGTCCAtactgctggctgtgccaggtgccATGTGGAACAGGAGCAGTTTCTGTGCACAGGATGTTCATGCTGTTTGTCTACTGACTCTTGTAGGTTGTTGGTCAAGTTTCCAGAGCTGAACTATCAGCTGAAAATCAAAGTCTGCATTGACAAGTGAGTCCTTGCTTCCCTTccagtggcactgggtgggcttactgggatgggactgattcctgctgcccctggattGGGCTCGATCTCCACAACGAGGCCCAGCATGGCCTCCAGTTAAAGGGGGTGGTGCAGGGTGGTACTGGGTTCTGAGGGTTCCCCCACATGGGGGGAAGGCCTGTGGGGCTCATGGGACTTGTGCTGGGATGCAGCTAGCACATCACACCAGCTTGTCTGCATCAGGGTAGGAGGGCCACTGCCATGACCTGGTGTCTCCCTTTTTCTAGGGACTCTGGCGACGTTGCAGCGCTTCGAGGGTAAGTGCACTGTTTGCTTTGgtccttttttcttgtttctgcttttattcctgGCAAACATTTTACCACACATTCACTCCAAGACAGCCCTGTCAGCCACactctttcttcctctcaggTCCCGAAAGTTTAACATCCTGGGGACCAACACCAAGGTCATGAACATGGAGGAGTCGAACAATGGCAGCCTGTCAGCAGAGTTCAAGCACCTGGTGGGTACCatgagctgctgggctgctcctgtaGGGCCACGTGTCCTTGTGGTGCTACTGCAGCCTATCCCTCTCTCTGCAGACCCTGCGGGAGCAGCGGTGTGGGAATGGAGGCCGAGCCAACTGTGATGTGAGTGTTCCCTGGGAGAGGAACTGGCGATGCACAggggcagctgagctgggagggaatgcaggagccctgccctgaggctgggctggcatGCTGGCAGCTTGCCAGACCAGCCctgagtggctgtgctgggtctggTAGTCATGTGTTGGGCGGAGGGTGGGTGTCTTGTGGTGCTCATGGTGTCCACTTCTGCCCCAGGCCTCGCTGATAGTCACTGAGGAGCTGCACCTCATCACTTTTGAGACAGAGGTGTATCACCAGGGGCTGAAGATCGACCTGGAGGTGAGGCATGGGTCACTGCCTTCCAGTGCCACGGGCCTGGGTGGAGCCCTGGGAGTTGTCCCAGCCCATGGTCACATCCTCTCTTTGTAGACCCACTCGCTGCCTGTGGTGGTCATCTCCAACATCTGCCAGATGCCCAATGCCTGGGCATCCATCCTGTGGTACAACATGCTGACCAACAACCCCAAGGTAGGGCAGGTGTCAGGATGGGGGTGTCATGGTGAGAGAGGGAAATTAAGGCCAGGGAGCGAGGCTGAGGCAGTACCTGGCCCTGCTTGTGTCCCGTGTCTTACTCAGGGCTATGTGTTCCCTTGTGCAGAACGTGAATTTCTTCACTAAGCCACCCATTGGGACCTGGGACCAGGtggcagaggtgctgagctggcagTTCTCCTCCACCACTAAGCGTGGGCTCAGCATCGAGCAGCTGACCACGCTGGCAGAAAAACTGCTGGGTAAGTGCAGGGTGGCTGCATGGTGTCCTGCTCatctctgctgtcccctggggtGATTCCCCACCTGTACATGTTGTCCAAGACTGAGGTGCTGTTGTTGACCTGAGTAATTTTCAGTTGCTTGGTTTTTCTCCCAAATGGCATATACCCTGGAAATGGTGTCTTTGGAAGGACAACTCTATTTAAATGGttgtgttcttttttctctgccagGACCAGGTGTGAATTACTCTGGCTGTCAGATCACCTGGGCCAAGTTCTGCAAGGTAgaatttcctctcttccctgaGCACTTTCCCTTGGCTGTTTCCTTCTTCCAAGCTGTGCTAGCAGCCTGTCTGCTTTTTACTCAGGAGAACATGGCTGGCAAAGGCTTCTCTTTCTGGGTCTGGCTGGACAACATCATTGACTTGGTGAAGAAGTACATCCTGGCACTGTGGAACGAAGGGTGAgtgccagcccagagcctgtAGTTAGGCTGGACTTTGGAAGGGGTCCCACAGGTTCCATCCTGATGGTGTGGGGTGCCTTGTCCATGTCCTGGGAAACGTTTTGCTGATTCAGAGTGAAAACTCACCTGGGAATCCATAAAATGTCAGTGGCCAGGCTGAGTTTAGCTGTTGAACAGAGCTGGCAGGACTTACATCCTGGAGGAGATGCTCCTGTGCCCTGACCCACATCTGTTGTTCTtgcttcctcctgcccaggTACATCATGGGGTTCATCAGCAAGGAGCGGGAGCGAGCCATCCTGAGCACCAAGCCCCCAGGGACCTTTCTGCTGCGCTTCAGTGAGAGCAGCAAGGAAGGTGGCATCACCTTCACGTGGGTGGAGAAGGACATCAGTGGTATGAGCTCTACCTGGTGCCTGGCTTGGCATTCCATGTTCCAGAGGGGGCTTGGATGCCCTGATAAGTACTTGTCCTTTGTCCAACAAGCTGTCTGCATGGGTTAACTTCTGAGCCTGGCCACCCTTTGCTGGTCTTTGCCCTCTGGGTGTGCTGCCCATGGGCAGAGTTTTCTATAGCACTGAGCACAGTCAGGTCTCAGTCTTGCCCCATGGTCTGCTGTGTACCTGGTAGGGCTAAACACAGATCCATACTCATCTAGTCCCTACTGCTCTGGGGGTGTCTGAAGGCAGCCCTGCCTTGGTTCTGTGCCAAAATTCTCGTTTCTTGCACAGGGAAGACACAAATCCAGTCGGTGGAGCCTTacaccaagcagcagctgaacaacATGTCGTTTGCGGAGATCATCATGGGCTACAAAATCATGGATGCCACCAACATCCTGGTGTCCCCGCTGGTGTACCTGTACCCAGACATCCCCAAGGAGGAGGCTTTTGGAAAGTACTGCCGCTCTGAGAGCCAGGAACACTCGGAAGCGACGGACTCAGGTAGTCGTTGGCTTTCTGTGGCTCCTTGTCAGCTAGGatcctgtgccatccctggagGGCACAGCCACAGTGTGGGACCAGCCATGGGTATGGTCAGAGGGTGGGCACTGCCAGTGCTCTGGGGGGTGGAGAGAGATTCATCCTTGGGTGGCTGATGACAAAGCTCCCTCCTTGCAGGTGCAGCTCCGTACCTGAAGACCAAGTTCATCTGTGTCACCCCGTGAGTGTTCCTGGCAGTTGTCTATCAGTGCTTGGGGGGGTGTTTGTGCGCTCAGCCCTGCTtgcccttcctttctttccacGTCTATCTGAGCTTTGCTTGGTTATTGTGGGGTTCCCAGCCTGGGGTGACGGTGGGGGCTGAGCCGGGCTCCGGCTGCTGcccaaaccacagccctgtTCTTCCCCTCCAGGGCCCCTTTCCTCtggagagctgtgcccaggggccCCTCAGCGGGTAGAGGGGGTGTCAGAGAGCTCTGGCCAGGCCCTGACTCGGGACCTTTCTGTGCTTCTTCTCCCTCGGACAGCACCTCCTTCAGCAACACCATTGACCTGCCCATGTCCCCGCGCACCCTGGACTCGCTGATGCAGTTCGGCAGCGGCAGCGAGGGCGCGGAGAGCGGCGCGGGCGGGCAGTTCGGTGAGTCGGGGGCGCTCCTGGGGGCCCCGACTGCGGCCGCACGTGTGCGGGGCCCGTAACCCTGCCTGTGTCTGCCCGCAGAGTCGCTGACCTTCGACATGGAGCTGACCCCTGAGTGCGCGTCCTCGCCCATGTGAGCCCCTCCCCGGGCTCGG
The genomic region above belongs to Ficedula albicollis isolate OC2 chromosome 27, FicAlb1.5, whole genome shotgun sequence and contains:
- the STAT3 gene encoding signal transducer and activator of transcription 3 isoform X1 encodes the protein MAQWNQLQQLDTRYLEQLHQLYSDSFPMELRQFLAPWIESQDWAYAASKESHATLVFHNLLGEIDQQYSRFLQESNVLYQHNLRRIKQFLQSRYLEKPMEIARIVARCLWEESRLLQTAATAAQQGGQATHPTAAVVTEKQQMLEQHLQDVRKRVQDLEQKMKVVENLQDDFDFNYKTLKSQGDMQDLNGNSQSVTRQKMQQLEQMLTALDQMRRGIVSELAGLLSAMEYVQKMLADEELADWKRRQQIACIGGPPNICLDRLENWITSLAESQLQTRQQIKKLEELQQKVSYKGDPIVQHRPMLEERIVELFRNLMKSAFVVERQPCMPMHPDRPLVIKTGVQFTTKVRLLVKFPELNYQLKIKVCIDKDSGDVAALRGSRKFNILGTNTKVMNMEESNNGSLSAEFKHLTLREQRCGNGGRANCDASLIVTEELHLITFETEVYHQGLKIDLETHSLPVVVISNICQMPNAWASILWYNMLTNNPKNVNFFTKPPIGTWDQVAEVLSWQFSSTTKRGLSIEQLTTLAEKLLGPGVNYSGCQITWAKFCKENMAGKGFSFWVWLDNIIDLVKKYILALWNEGYIMGFISKERERAILSTKPPGTFLLRFSESSKEGGITFTWVEKDISGKTQIQSVEPYTKQQLNNMSFAEIIMGYKIMDATNILVSPLVYLYPDIPKEEAFGKYCRSESQEHSEATDSGSAAPYLKTKFICVTPTSFSNTIDLPMSPRTLDSLMQFGSGSEGAESGAGGQFESLTFDMELTPECASSPM
- the STAT3 gene encoding signal transducer and activator of transcription 3 isoform X2; translation: MAQWNQLQQLDTRYLEQLHQLYSDSFPMELRQFLAPWIESQDWAYAASKESHATLVFHNLLGEIDQQYSRFLQESNVLYQHNLRRIKQFLQSRYLEKPMEIARIVARCLWEESRLLQTAATAAQQGGQATHPTAAVVTEKQQMLEQHLQDVRKRVQDLEQKMKVVENLQDDFDFNYKTLKSQGDMQDLNGNSQSVTRQKMQQLEQMLTALDQMRRGIVSELAGLLSAMEYVQKMLADEELADWKRRQQIACIGGPPNICLDRLENWITSLAESQLQTRQQIKKLEELQQKVSYKGDPIVQHRPMLEERIVELFRNLMKSAFVVERQPCMPMHPDRPLVIKTGVQFTTKVRLLVKFPELNYQLKIKVCIDKDSGDVAALRGSRKFNILGTNTKVMNMEESNNGSLSAEFKHLTLREQRCGNGGRANCDASLIVTEELHLITFETEVYHQGLKIDLETHSLPVVVISNICQMPNAWASILWYNMLTNNPKNVNFFTKPPIGTWDQVAEVLSWQFSSTTKRGLSIEQLTTLAEKLLGPGVNYSGCQITWAKFCKENMAGKGFSFWVWLDNIIDLVKKYILALWNEGYIMGFISKERERAILSTKPPGTFLLRFSESSKEGGITFTWVEKDISGKTQIQSVEPYTKQQLNNMSFAEIIMGYKIMDATNILVSPLVYLYPDIPKEEAFGKYCRSESQEHSEATDSGAAPYLKTKFICVTPTSFSNTIDLPMSPRTLDSLMQFGSGSEGAESGAGGQFESLTFDMELTPECASSPM